One Alkaliphilus sp. B6464 genomic window carries:
- a CDS encoding flagellar protein FlgN — MKSIEQLKDALIKETDLYTQVLKLAEEKTKVIVAGDIKVLEDITKKEQQYIMNMGTFEKIRRSILTNIAEELNVEAITTVSELILFVEEDAGNKIDQLRNNLLETIADLKVVNEGNEKLINQSLQYINFNLEMLTHSPEEGNRYSSNASENKEVKPINFFDMRV, encoded by the coding sequence ATGAAGTCTATTGAACAATTGAAGGATGCCTTAATAAAAGAAACTGATCTATATACTCAAGTTCTAAAATTAGCAGAAGAAAAGACTAAGGTTATAGTTGCAGGAGATATTAAAGTATTAGAAGATATTACAAAAAAAGAACAGCAGTATATTATGAATATGGGTACCTTTGAAAAAATTAGACGATCCATTCTAACTAATATTGCTGAAGAGTTAAATGTAGAAGCTATAACTACTGTTTCTGAGCTAATTCTTTTTGTTGAAGAAGATGCTGGGAATAAGATTGATCAGCTTAGAAATAATCTATTAGAAACTATTGCTGACTTAAAGGTGGTTAATGAAGGTAATGAGAAGCTCATTAACCAGAGCTTGCAGTATATTAATTTTAATTTAGAAATGCTTACCCATTCACCAGAGGAAGGTAATCGATATAGTAGTAATGCTTCAGAAAATAAAGAAGTAAAGCCTATCAATTTTTTTGATATGCGAGTATAG
- the flgM gene encoding flagellar biosynthesis anti-sigma factor FlgM — MKIFNNPNVNKAMQIYNNKTTEKLGNTKGVERPKDELQLSDRAKEYQIAMKAFKNLPEVREDLVGELKDKIKQGSYNVTGEEIADKIIESVIVDRKI; from the coding sequence ATGAAGATTTTTAATAACCCTAATGTAAATAAGGCTATGCAGATATATAATAACAAGACCACAGAAAAACTTGGGAATACAAAGGGTGTAGAAAGACCAAAAGATGAATTACAACTTTCAGATAGAGCAAAGGAATATCAAATTGCTATGAAAGCTTTTAAAAACTTACCAGAGGTTAGAGAAGATCTAGTTGGTGAATTAAAGGATAAGATTAAACAAGGAAGCTATAACGTAACAGGTGAGGAAATAGCAGATAAAATTATAGAAAGCGTTATTGTTGATAGAAAGATATAA
- a CDS encoding TIGR03826 family flagellar region protein: MDLRNCKKCGRVFAYIASEVCSRCANSDEDDFKKVKEYLYDNPGATIVEVSEETGVDEKKILRYLRESRIEIREEDNLLLDCERCGAPIRSGRFCDPCIISMKKEFTAVLKPKAEQPKINDLGKLDTKMHTAEIRKKFK, from the coding sequence ATGGACTTAAGAAATTGTAAAAAATGTGGTAGAGTATTTGCATATATAGCAAGTGAGGTATGTTCACGATGTGCCAATAGTGATGAAGATGATTTCAAAAAAGTAAAAGAGTATTTATATGACAATCCAGGCGCAACTATAGTTGAAGTATCGGAAGAAACAGGCGTAGATGAAAAGAAAATTCTGAGGTATTTGAGAGAAAGTAGAATTGAAATTAGAGAAGAAGATAATCTTTTGTTAGATTGTGAACGATGTGGAGCACCAATACGTTCAGGTAGATTTTGCGACCCATGTATAATTAGTATGAAGAAAGAGTTTACTGCTGTATTAAAACCTAAAGCAGAACAACCAAAAATAAATGACTTAGGTAAACTAGATACGAAAATGCACACAGCAGAAATCAGGAAAAAATTTAAATAA